The proteins below are encoded in one region of Populus alba chromosome 2, ASM523922v2, whole genome shotgun sequence:
- the LOC118043741 gene encoding xyloglucan endotransglucosylase/hydrolase 2 encodes MGVFCNGFSLFLIACSMVVVASGSFYQDFDLTWGDHRAKIFNGGQLLSLSLDKVSGSGFKSKKEYLFGRIDMQLKLVAGNSAGTVTAYYLSSQGPTHDEIDFEFLGNLTGDPYILHTNVFTQGKGNREQQFYLWFDPTRNFHTYSIIWSQQHIVFLVDNFPIRVFKNAESIGVPFPKSQPMRIYSSLWNADDWATRGGLVKTDWTKAPFTAYYRNFKADACTWSYGTSSCGSRSSSSFSDRAWQTNALDAPSRRRLRWVQKYFMIYNYCSDLKRFPQGLPPECRRSRF; translated from the exons ATGGGGGTGTTCTGCAATGGAttctctctgtttctgatagctTGCTCCATGGTGGTGGTTGCTTCTGGTAGTTTCTATCAGGATTTTGACTTAACATGGGGCGACCACCGTGCGAAGATATTCAACGGAGGACAGCTCCTCTCCCTGTCTCTAGACAAGGTTTCTGGGTCTGGATTCAAGTCCAAGAAGGAATACTTGTTTGGGAGGATTGATATGCAGCTCAAACTTGTTGCCGGCAACTCTGCTGGCACTGTAACAGCCTACTAC TTGTCTTCTCAAGGACCAACACATGACGAGATCGACTTCGAGTTCTTGGGGAACCTCACCGGCGACCCTTACATTTTGCACACCAATGTATTCACTCAGGGGAAGGGAAACAGGGAGCAGCAATTCTATCTCTGGTTTGACCCCACAAGAAACTTCCACACTTACTCCATCATCTGGAGCCAACAACACATCGT TTTCTTGGTGGATAATTTTCCGATAAGGGTGTTCAAGAATGCCGAATCAATCGGAGTTCCTTTCCCCAAGAGCCAGCCGATGAGGATTTACTCCAGCCTCTGGAACGCCGACGACTGGGCTACAAGAGGCGGGTTGGTGAAGACGGACTGGACGAAGGCACCCTTTACAGCTTACTACAGAAACTTCAAAGCTGATGCCTGTACTTGGTCCTATGGCACCTCTTCTTGTGGCTCCAGGTCTTCCAGTTCTTTCTCCGATCGTGCATGGCAAACCAACGCGCTCGATGCTCCGAGCAGAAGAAGACTGAGATGGGTCCAGAAATACTTCATGATTTACAACTACTGCTCTGACCTAAAACGCTTCCCTCAAGGTCTCCCTCCCGAGTGCAGACGCTCAAGATTCTGA
- the LOC118043733 gene encoding uncharacterized protein, giving the protein MTEEEAPKLIPSKRSEPSPPYMGIGICTDSKHHGVLSQSLNKRSRRTINGDSADTDDWPSILIKDLRTRRVFSPVPSAVDKQGIKGSDKEKNRGILCDSQNFPSIKLADALAVKEDMGYSCKEQIMEDDINISNGEILNEECMKGTPPDAEMLSYGFAENGGRNSKETGQASQEPSIGSVLKRGSEKKDIGTNSATKFVHRPWSRKVFKTPGSISYRRLLPYLMDMVKNDSCAPKKTNCPNIEGGPGISMHHSQRDSSLEGNAGDSDTQPHCVQFLVNGSSGASDLNVTSLEQLSSERDRCVSFNSHNSVNDDYCSKPLVNEENGKIEIGASLTVHASCFDGYSTDTKPVNSEEMERTDVGISSDDQDVMDARQSFSLIKEKHQLNESDEDGRHFDHTAAFDTVGVEEIDTMHPSEAVGLNPIGPDLFDTERISRTCHTKKEVDLKGGVLEKSDDSNEESIQLTPVTPRDSDIFDKPEAYTNVDSRVKCVSKRVDRVIGRPLDETTPRSNRSAGDNIMDSKISKRKLGLNPCSQLKLFKTPSSFSYRRLLPYLMDITKDSSGALGNVHYPKLEKRSEEYPVSLLSQLSTSYRNENPIEKSDGECYLVKCDSGPSRTGQITVTATNDAYNDAQADSTSAEHNSETPVSPGSPEKEITADVISDKDKQLEAALDIVPSVHGSCSPPMSLCFVSECSLKSGAPELPVVNEGGCMASVLKRTNDAKPEEADSSQLEVSDPSGIPPLGPKRSILKRNPRGCRGSCECLNCASFRLHAERAFEFSKNQMQDAEEVAYDLINELSHLRTLLEKSTSGSDDRLAVCTDQVKEACRKASEAEELAKTRLKGMNSDLSIHCRLTCGERPRVSFANGVDERVIPHADV; this is encoded by the exons ATGACTGAAGAAGAAGCTCCAAAGCTCATCCCCAGCAAACGAAGTGAACCATCCCCTCCCTACATGGGGATAGGGATCTGCACTGACAGTAAACACCACGGGGTCTTGTCGCAATCGCTTAACAAGAGGTCCCGAAGGACAATAAATGGTGATTCTGCCGATACAGATGACTGGCCTTCCATTTTAATCAAAGATCTTCGCACCAGAAGGGTTTTCTCTCCAGTCCCAAGCGCTGTTGACAAACAAGGCATAAAGGGATCTGATAAGGAGAAAAATCGTGGGATTCTTTGTGATTCCCAGAATTTCCCAAGTATAAAACTTGCTGATGCTTTGGCTGTGAAAGAAGACATGGGGTATTCCTGCAAAGAGCAGATCATGGAGGATGACATTAATATTTCCAATGGTGAGATTTTGAATGAAGAATGTATGAAAGGAACACCTCCTGATGCAGAGATGTTGAGTTATGGATTCGCTGAAAATGGAGGCAGAAATTCGAAGGAAACGGGACAAGCTTCTCAGGAGCCATCTATCGGAAGCGTGCTGAAAAGGGGGTCTGAGAAGAAGGACATCGGCACTAATTCTGCAACCAAATTT GTCCATAGGCCATGGTCTCGGAAGGTATTCAAGACCCCAGGTTCAATAAGCTATAGAAGATTGCTTCCATATCTGATGGATATGGTCAAAAATGACTCTT GTGCTCCCAAGAAAACTAACTGCCCAAACATAGAGGGTGGTCCAGGAATATCGATGCATCACTCCCAGAGAGACAGTTCCTTGGAGGGTAATGCTGGTGATTCTGACACTCAGCCACATTGTGTACAATTTCTTGTCAATGGCTCATCTGGTGCTAGTGACTTAAATGTAACATCTCTTGAACAACTTAGTTCAGAGAGGGATCGTTGCGTGAGTTTTAATAGCCACAACTCAGTGAACGATGATTATTGTTCAAAGCCTCTTGTGAATGAAGAGAACGGAAAAATTGAGATAGGGGCTTCTTTAACTGTGCACGCTTCTTGTTTTGATGGTTATTCTACTGATACAAAGCCTGTTAATAGCGAAGAGATGGAAAGAACTGATGTTGGGATTTCTAGCGATGATCAAGATGTTATGGATGCAAGGCAGAGCTTCTCGTTGATCAAGGAGAAGCACCAATTAAATGAAAGTGATGAAGATGGTCGACATTTTGATCATACTGCAGCATTTGACACTGTAGGTGTAGAAGAAATTGACACGATGCATCCTTCTGAAGCTGTTGGTCTAAATCCTATAGGCCCTGATTTGTTCGATACTGAAAGAATCAGCAGGACTTGTCACACGAAGAAGGAAGTAGATCTTAAAGGTGGTGTTTTGGAAAAAAGTGATGACTCAAATGAAGAGTCTATCCAGCTGACCCCAGTCACTCCACGGGATAGTGATATTTTTGATAAACCAGAGGCCTACACCAATGTGGATAGCAGAGTTAAATGTGTCTCAAAGAGAGTTGATCGAGTTATTGGGAGGCCATTGGATGAAACAACCCCCAGAAGCAATAGATCTGCTGGTGATAACATAATGGACTCCAAGATTTCTAAAAGAAAATTG GGTTTGAATCCATGCTCACAGCTGAAGCTATTTAAGACTCCAAGCTCATTCAGCTATAGAAGATTGCTTCCATATCTGATGGATATCACCAAAGACAGTTCTG GTGCTTTGGGAAATGTTCATTATCCAAAACTTGAGAAGCGCTCAGAAGAATATCCAGTCTCTCTACTCTCACAACTATCAACTTCTTACCGTAATGAGAATCCCATTGAGAAGTCTGATGGAGAATGTTATCTTGTGAAATGTGATTCTGGCCCTTCACGTACTGGGCAAATCACTGTGACAGCTACCAATGATGCATATAATGATGCTCAAGCAGATTCAACATCTGCTGAACACAACTCCGAAACTCCAGTATCACCTGGTTCACCAGAAAAGGAGATTACAGCAGATGTTATATCAGATAAAGACAAGCAGTTAGAGGCTGCCCTTGATATTGTGCCTTCAGTTCATGGAAGCTGCTCACCACCTATGTCATTATGTTTTGTCTCTGAATGTAGCCTGAAATCAGGGGCACCTGAATTACCTGTCGTTAATGAAGGGGGCTGTATGGCATCAGTATTGAAACGAACTAATGATGCAAAGCCAGAGGAAGCAGACTCATCCCAACTTGAAGTCTCCGATCCCTCAGGAATTCCTCCTCTTGGACCCAAGAGGAGTATTCTTAAGAGAAATCCAAGAGGATGCAGAGGAAGTTGCGAATGTTTAAACTGTGCTTCCTTTCGCCTCCATGCAGAAAGGGCATTTGAGTTCTCAAAAAATCAGATGCAAGATGCTGAAGAAGTGGCCTATGATTTGATCAATGAACTCTCTCACTTGAGGACTTTGCTGGAGAAATCAACATCTGGTTCCGATGATCGCCTTGCTGTCTGTACTGATCAG GTGAAAGAAGCCTGCAGGAAAGCATCTGAAGCAGAAGAACTAGCAAAAACACGGCTTAAAGGAATGAATTCCGATCTCAGCATCCACTGCAGACTCACA TGTGGAGAGCGACCACGGGTCAGTTTCGCAAATGGAGTGGACGAAAGAGTCATTCCACATGCAGACGTTTGA
- the LOC118043749 gene encoding protein TIC 22-like, chloroplastic, translated as MNFLPKSNDQQIFPASKQAPQIDLHHAFTTLQDHCSTFLQNLSHQFPLFNPNFQTHAKQSLDTLISRLNPNSPLSSKNPLWARIPHEPVSQPGTSMSTETIEERLAGVPVYALSNSNEEFVLVSGLSTGKSLGLFCFKQEDAEALLEQMKSMDPGMRKGGSKVVPVALNKVFQLKVDGVAFRLIPEPSQVKNALMERGRAGLSDDCFSGVPVFQSRSLVLKSQNRSYRPVFFRKEDLEKSLLRASREQHKVNPAFKEGDIEVAVFEEIIKCMKEGSATTWDDVVFIPPGFDVSTTPAKQ; from the exons ATGAACTTCCTCCCTAAGTCCAACGACCAACAAATTTTCCCAGCATCCAAACAAGCCCCGCAAATTGACCTCCACCATGCCTTTACCACTCTCCAAGACCACTGCTCTACATTTCTCCAAAACCTCTCTCACCAATTCCCTCTCTTCAATCCCAACTTCCAAACCCACGCAAAACAATCACTCGACACTCTTATCTCACGCCTCAACCCCAACTCTCCCTTGTCCTCCAAGAACCCATTATGGGCTCGAATTCCTCACGAGCCCGTTAGTCAGCCAGGCACTTCCATGTCAACTGAAACCATTGAAGAGAGACTGGCTGGCGTGCCTGTATATGCTTTGAGTAATTCCAATGAAGAATTCGTGTTGGTTTCTGGGCTTTCAACGGGGAAGTCTCTTGGGTTGTTTTGTTTCAAACAGGAGGATGCAGAGGCACTCCTTGAGCAGATGAAGAGCATGGACCCTGGAATGAGAAAAGGCGGCTCAAAAGTTGTTCCTGTTGCGTTAAACAAG GTTTTTCAGTTAAAAGTTGATGGGGTGGCCTTTAGGTTGATACCGGAACCTTCACAAGTCAAGAATGCACTTATG GAAAGAGGGCGAGCTGGTTTATCTGATGATTGCTTCTCTGGGGTTCCAGTTTTCCAG tcAAGGAGTTTGGTATTGAAAAGTCAAAACAGAAGCTATCGTCCAGTATTTTTTAGAAAG GAGGATTtagaaaaatcacttttaagaGCATCCCGTGAGCAGCATAAAGTAAATCCTGCCTTCAAGGAGGGGGATATTGAG GTTGCTGTTTTCGAAGAGATAATTAAGTGTATGAAG GAGGGTTCTGCTACAACTTGGGATGATGTTGTCTTCATCCCTCCTGGTTTTGATGTTTCAACTACTCCTGCCAAGCAATAG